The proteins below come from a single Streptomyces sp. B3I8 genomic window:
- a CDS encoding alpha-N-acetylglucosaminidase, with the protein MPLARRSLLTALAVGSTGAAVACAPATAEGTPAAGTRAAAAAARRLLPRHWRQFSFRTAGDSDTFTVSGGAGRLRVTGGTPGTQLTGLNWYLRHVADADVNWAGEQLDLPRTLPGVPGGTPVTRRADVPHRFALNDTNDGYTGPYHDWSYWERELDVLALHGYNEVLVTVGADALYHRVFQEFGYGEQELRAWLPGPAHQPWWLLQNLSAFPTFREPVSRRLLDARAVLGRRIADRLRELGMVPVLPGYFGTVPPGFADRNPGARTVPQGTWMGFARPDWLDPRTDLFARVAAAFYREQEELFGDSTRYKMDLLHEGGTAGDVPVGEAAKGVERALRRARPDAVWVILGWQHNPPRAILDAVASGGPDGSSGKERLLVVDGLSDRLPTVTDREADWGGVPYAFGSIWNFGGHTTLGANTPDWARLYDTWRSREGSALRGIALLPEAADNNPAAFALFSELPWREREGEGELDLKAWFAQWARSRYGAYDAHAEAAWDVLRRTAYGTTRADSWSEGADGLFGARPSLTARRAASWSPKELRYDAREFERALVELLKVRPGLRESSAYRRDLLDVARQCLSNRSRTLLPRIRKAYEARDVKAFDAASGDWLSLMDLLERLLTTDSAHLLGRWVAEARAWGADDAERDRLRYDALSLLTVWGTRQGADAGLRDYANREWAGLVGGLYRLRWSRYFTELRAALREGRAPAAVDWYALEERWTRAPGHLATRPAGDVHRIATEVRDRLRATA; encoded by the coding sequence ATGCCGCTGGCGCGCCGTTCCCTGCTCACCGCTCTGGCCGTCGGCTCCACGGGTGCTGCCGTCGCCTGTGCGCCCGCCACCGCGGAGGGCACCCCCGCGGCCGGTACCCGCGCCGCGGCCGCCGCCGCACGCCGACTGCTGCCCCGCCACTGGCGCCAGTTCTCCTTCCGCACCGCGGGCGACAGTGACACGTTCACCGTGTCCGGGGGCGCCGGCCGGCTCCGCGTCACCGGAGGCACGCCCGGCACCCAGCTCACCGGGCTCAACTGGTATCTGCGCCACGTCGCCGACGCCGACGTCAACTGGGCCGGCGAGCAGCTCGACCTGCCCCGCACCCTGCCCGGGGTGCCCGGCGGCACCCCGGTCACCCGCCGCGCCGACGTCCCCCACCGCTTCGCGCTCAACGACACCAACGACGGCTACACCGGCCCGTACCACGACTGGTCGTACTGGGAGCGCGAGCTGGACGTGCTCGCACTGCACGGCTACAACGAGGTGCTGGTCACCGTGGGCGCCGACGCGCTGTACCACCGGGTGTTCCAGGAGTTCGGATACGGCGAGCAGGAGCTGCGGGCGTGGCTCCCGGGACCGGCCCACCAGCCGTGGTGGCTGCTGCAGAACCTGTCCGCCTTCCCCACGTTCCGCGAACCCGTCTCCCGCCGACTCCTCGACGCCCGCGCCGTGCTCGGCCGGCGCATCGCCGACCGGCTGCGCGAGCTCGGCATGGTGCCGGTACTCCCCGGCTACTTCGGCACGGTCCCGCCCGGCTTCGCGGACCGCAACCCGGGCGCGCGCACGGTGCCGCAGGGAACCTGGATGGGGTTCGCCCGGCCCGACTGGCTCGACCCGCGCACCGACCTGTTCGCCCGGGTCGCCGCCGCCTTCTACCGGGAGCAGGAGGAGTTGTTCGGGGACTCCACCCGCTACAAGATGGACCTGCTGCACGAGGGCGGCACCGCGGGCGACGTGCCCGTCGGGGAGGCCGCGAAGGGTGTCGAGCGGGCACTGCGCCGGGCCCGGCCCGACGCGGTCTGGGTCATCCTCGGCTGGCAGCACAACCCCCCGCGCGCGATCCTCGACGCCGTCGCCTCCGGCGGCCCGGACGGCTCGTCGGGCAAGGAGCGGCTGCTGGTCGTGGACGGCCTGTCCGACCGCTTGCCCACCGTCACCGACCGCGAGGCGGACTGGGGAGGCGTCCCGTACGCCTTCGGCTCGATCTGGAACTTCGGCGGCCACACGACGCTCGGCGCCAACACCCCGGACTGGGCCCGCCTCTACGACACGTGGCGCTCCAGGGAGGGCAGCGCCCTGCGCGGCATCGCGCTGCTCCCGGAGGCCGCCGACAACAACCCGGCGGCGTTCGCCCTGTTCTCCGAGCTCCCGTGGCGGGAGCGGGAGGGAGAGGGGGAACTGGATCTGAAGGCATGGTTCGCGCAGTGGGCGCGGTCGCGGTACGGAGCGTACGACGCACACGCCGAGGCCGCCTGGGACGTGCTGCGCCGCACCGCGTACGGCACCACGCGCGCCGACTCCTGGAGCGAGGGCGCCGACGGACTGTTCGGCGCCCGCCCCTCGCTGACCGCCCGCCGGGCGGCGTCCTGGTCCCCGAAGGAACTCCGCTACGACGCACGCGAGTTCGAGCGGGCACTGGTCGAGCTGCTGAAGGTACGTCCGGGGCTGCGCGAGTCGTCGGCGTACCGGCGGGACCTGCTCGACGTGGCCCGCCAGTGCCTGTCCAACCGCAGCCGGACGCTGCTGCCCCGGATCAGGAAGGCGTACGAGGCGCGGGACGTGAAGGCCTTCGACGCGGCGAGCGGGGACTGGCTGTCCCTGATGGACCTGCTGGAGCGGCTGCTCACCACCGACTCCGCCCATCTGCTGGGTCGTTGGGTGGCCGAGGCACGGGCGTGGGGCGCGGACGACGCCGAGCGTGACCGGCTGCGGTACGACGCCCTGTCCCTGCTGACGGTGTGGGGCACCCGGCAGGGCGCGGACGCGGGACTGCGGGACTACGCGAACCGCGAGTGGGCGGGGCTGGTCGGCGGTCTGTACCGGCTGCGCTGGTCGAGGTACTTCACGGAACTGCGCGCGGCCCTGCGCGAGGGCCGGGCACCGGCGGCGGTCGACTGGTACGCCCTGGAGGAGCGCTGGACCCGCGCGCCCGGCCATCTGGCCACCCGTCCGGCCGGGGACGTCCACCGGATCGCGACGGAGGTCCGTGACCGACTGCGCGCCACGGCCTGA
- a CDS encoding RDD family protein → MSEQSLSMGASAALGTGVAEVPRPPGKRRRVLAWLVDFTLVVTVAVLLAALTADRIGALTTDATGPAGRGAWEIVTSHGELAGTAGDFGTSIWSSVVRDVQEAFAALVLATFVYQFLTLALTGRTLGKLLLGLRVSGTAPGRLGRRRAAVRAAVTTAADVGCFAVACCVLVDGSLVLSVLCWAVAVAVFWANALPVLVGRGRSLADRLAGTAVVTVTLPRPDWAGAQQGVRQAVDLGRAGARGSQAAWGTVVRGAQDGGQRIARHDAVRRVVDSEASRAAADRGRAALDRARAAAARRRPGTPPPPPFSPPHPTSAPPPPPLSPPHTVPAPPPPPFSPPHAAPAPPAAPANASDVGHQAASDPAEDSRP, encoded by the coding sequence ATGTCTGAGCAATCACTGTCCATGGGGGCATCGGCAGCCTTAGGAACGGGCGTCGCCGAGGTGCCGCGCCCGCCCGGGAAGCGTCGGCGGGTGCTGGCCTGGCTGGTCGACTTCACCCTGGTCGTCACGGTGGCCGTGCTGCTCGCCGCCCTCACCGCCGACCGCATCGGCGCGTTGACGACCGACGCCACCGGGCCGGCCGGGCGCGGCGCCTGGGAGATCGTCACCTCGCACGGCGAACTGGCAGGCACCGCCGGGGACTTCGGCACCTCGATCTGGTCCTCCGTCGTGCGGGACGTCCAGGAGGCGTTCGCCGCGCTGGTGCTCGCCACCTTCGTCTACCAGTTCCTGACGCTCGCGCTGACCGGCCGCACGCTCGGCAAGCTGCTGCTCGGCCTGCGCGTCTCCGGCACCGCACCGGGCCGCCTCGGACGGCGCCGGGCCGCGGTCCGCGCCGCCGTCACCACGGCGGCCGACGTCGGCTGCTTCGCGGTGGCCTGCTGCGTGCTGGTCGACGGTTCCCTCGTGCTGTCGGTGCTGTGCTGGGCGGTCGCGGTGGCGGTCTTCTGGGCCAACGCCCTCCCTGTCCTGGTGGGCCGCGGGCGCTCCCTCGCCGACCGCTTGGCCGGCACCGCCGTCGTCACCGTCACGCTGCCCCGGCCCGACTGGGCCGGCGCCCAGCAGGGCGTCCGACAGGCCGTGGACCTGGGCCGCGCCGGTGCCCGCGGCTCTCAGGCCGCCTGGGGAACCGTGGTCCGCGGTGCCCAGGACGGCGGACAGCGCATAGCCCGGCACGACGCCGTGCGACGCGTCGTCGACTCCGAGGCGAGCCGCGCGGCCGCGGACAGGGGCCGCGCCGCCCTGGACCGGGCCAGGGCCGCCGCCGCCCGCAGGCGCCCCGGAACCCCGCCTCCGCCGCCCTTCTCCCCTCCGCACCCCACCTCGGCCCCGCCCCCGCCACCCCTCAGTCCACCGCACACCGTCCCGGCCCCACCTCCGCCGCCCTTCAGCCCGCCCCACGCCGCCCCGGCCCCACCCGCTGCCCCGGCCAACGCCTCTGACGTCGGCCACCAGGCCGCTTCGGATCCCGCCGAGGACTCCCGGCCGTAG